The following coding sequences lie in one Myxococcota bacterium genomic window:
- a CDS encoding sigma-70 family RNA polymerase sigma factor, which translates to MEAVEARARHPDEDVQLMLAFAAGDESAFETLFERWSRPLLRYLERLVTDAASAEELLQESFLRVYRARERYRPDARFSTWLYRIATNLAWNELRRPRRRDPHDSTDAPEAPELGSALPAVDEVVDARRLSESVDAALRKLPERQRSALWLASVEGLSYAEVAEALDTSEKAVKALVHRARTALAAKLPRVGETQPPVPEASS; encoded by the coding sequence ATGGAGGCAGTGGAGGCGCGCGCCCGGCATCCCGACGAAGACGTCCAGCTGATGCTGGCGTTCGCCGCGGGCGATGAGTCCGCCTTCGAAACGCTCTTCGAGCGCTGGTCACGGCCCCTCTTGCGCTACCTCGAGCGCCTGGTGACCGACGCAGCCAGCGCCGAGGAGCTCCTCCAGGAGTCCTTCTTGCGCGTATACCGCGCCCGCGAGCGCTACCGACCCGACGCCCGCTTCTCGACCTGGCTCTACCGCATCGCCACGAACCTGGCCTGGAACGAGCTGCGCCGCCCGCGCCGTCGCGATCCTCACGACAGCACGGATGCGCCCGAGGCTCCCGAGCTGGGGTCGGCGCTGCCGGCCGTCGACGAGGTCGTCGATGCGCGACGCCTTTCGGAGAGTGTCGATGCTGCCCTGCGGAAGCTGCCCGAGCGACAGCGCTCGGCGCTCTGGCTGGCCTCGGTCGAGGGCCTGTCCTACGCGGAGGTGGCAGAGGCGCTCGATACCTCGGAGAAGGCCGTGAAAGCGTTGGTGCATCGAGCCCGGACCGCACTCGCCGCGAAGCTGCCCCGAGTCGGAGAGACGCAACCGCCGGTCCCGGAGGCGAGCTCATGA
- a CDS encoding SDR family oxidoreductase, with protein sequence MSFDADQWALILGGSSGFGLATAKRLAAAGMSICIVHRDRRAVLSQIEPEFEAIRAGGTRLITKNVDALSSEKRATVLDELTGELGGGRVRVLLHSVAFGNLKLLVHEAQKPRPATGELAEKLGMDAEKLQTAIDEVFAAGHAQAMGLASPAEYSDKHFLDEDDFSRTIHAMGTSLLGWVQELHQRSLFADDARVFGLTSEGNEVAWKGYAAVAAAKVSLESLSRSIAVEYAPYGIRCNVIQAGITHTPAQDAIPGSVQMRAQALARNPLGRLTTPEDVAGVIALLASDEAGWINGEVIRVDGGEHISGVSS encoded by the coding sequence ATGAGCTTCGACGCCGATCAGTGGGCGCTGATCCTCGGGGGCTCGAGCGGCTTCGGCCTCGCCACGGCGAAGCGTCTGGCCGCGGCGGGCATGAGCATCTGCATCGTGCACCGCGACAGACGCGCCGTGCTCTCGCAGATCGAGCCCGAGTTCGAGGCGATCCGCGCGGGCGGAACGCGCCTGATCACCAAGAACGTGGACGCGCTGTCGTCGGAGAAGCGCGCGACGGTCCTCGACGAACTGACCGGAGAGTTGGGGGGCGGTCGGGTTCGCGTGCTGCTCCACTCGGTCGCGTTCGGGAACCTGAAGCTGCTCGTGCACGAAGCCCAGAAGCCCCGGCCGGCGACCGGCGAACTCGCCGAGAAGCTGGGAATGGACGCCGAGAAGTTGCAGACCGCGATCGACGAGGTGTTCGCAGCCGGGCACGCTCAGGCGATGGGCCTCGCGAGCCCGGCCGAGTACTCGGACAAACACTTCCTCGACGAAGATGATTTCTCGCGCACGATTCACGCGATGGGTACCAGTCTGCTCGGCTGGGTCCAGGAGCTGCATCAACGGAGCCTCTTCGCCGACGACGCGCGCGTGTTCGGTTTGACTTCGGAAGGCAACGAGGTGGCCTGGAAGGGCTACGCTGCCGTGGCCGCCGCGAAGGTCTCGCTCGAGTCGCTGTCGCGCTCGATCGCCGTCGAGTACGCGCCCTACGGCATCCGCTGCAACGTGATCCAGGCGGGCATCACCCACACGCCGGCCCAGGATGCGATCCCCGGCTCGGTGCAGATGCGGGCTCAGGCGCTGGCGCGAAACCCGCTCGGTCGCCTGACCACGCCCGAGGACGTGGCCGGCGTGATCGCCCTGCTCGCGAGCGACGAAGCGGGCTGGATCAACGGCGAAGTGATTCGCGTCGACGGCGGTGAGCACATCTCGGGGGTGTCTTCGTGA
- a CDS encoding helicase C-terminal domain-containing protein, translating into MPALTGPPRALASGDDGIDLDALAPWLAKTGPVAVVDFETTGLPQEGRAEPIEVGAVLLDGNGARCFESRIRPQGSVPAAITALTGLRDADLRDAPSIGAVAPELLQLLSGRVIVAHNADFERHFLTRFLSPAFAQATYLDTQDILGICFPDSPDLRLATFVDRLLEREERHRALSDAVDAAAVLSQIARRAHEGDTRFDTARAALETYAPEDPWLPLLATSGLPLPAPAAPQFIRIPKSPEPRVPFDADAIAAALADEARGRRHFPRYRVREPQIEMAREFVRLLDEGGRLLLEGGTGVGKSLAYLAAAIPFAVERAAGGVRDPVVISTRTKVLQDQLLRKDIPAAAAFLGYSDLRALSIKGRANYLCQRRTLQALAEGESPLVDPRDRRSYAALASCTRLRPHGEVGTLPAGLLGRFPPLRELRKRSVAARAEHCTREQCASEPQCPFGKRRSALGRAELVVANHDLLLRWPPDYPNFGHVIADEAHELVGVADEAYATEVRPERLFERLDALFGGPVRRTPPLLRPRTGASPRVARGDLLQELRLLGRALAPRASDFGEVQLPPHAPRVVPDAAEAADRAAARLEDLAGLASDLNEERGEDDEISEQIERDVGELRDAAASLRGAFAEDDAIVAAFDELHEPFDRWRMALRAVSPARAFHGQLLEKLEAFAGVSASLFVGGDAFAAMGELEVESGEAPSWRASLPSPFDYASHMRVVALVDRGDPVELTTQVLTELGRALGGRTLGLFTSLLRMREVQARLSAALRPDGIEVWMPRRATDDPGALVERFRRAGGGGVLLGARTFWQGIDVPGPALEAVVIEKLPFEVPNELRRRREGRIRDQGGDAFELFTLGKMLLNLKQMVGRLIRSEDDRGLVVVVDPRRDKPYFERLSAALPPGCEIETASLQELVGLARELELGATAVSGLDSATNGPESASGGPGPAADGTEPAGERTEPAAERTEQGGGT; encoded by the coding sequence ATGCCCGCGCTGACCGGACCCCCGCGCGCGCTCGCGTCGGGCGACGACGGGATCGATCTGGACGCGTTGGCGCCGTGGCTGGCGAAGACGGGCCCGGTGGCGGTCGTCGACTTCGAGACCACCGGACTCCCGCAGGAAGGACGCGCCGAGCCGATCGAGGTGGGCGCAGTCCTGCTGGACGGGAACGGTGCCCGCTGTTTCGAGAGCCGGATCCGGCCGCAGGGAAGCGTGCCCGCGGCGATCACGGCGCTCACGGGTCTGCGCGATGCCGATCTTCGGGACGCGCCTTCGATCGGAGCGGTGGCTCCCGAGCTTCTGCAGCTCTTGTCGGGGCGGGTGATCGTGGCCCACAACGCCGACTTCGAGCGCCACTTCCTGACGCGCTTCTTGTCTCCCGCGTTTGCCCAGGCGACGTACCTGGACACCCAGGACATCCTCGGGATCTGCTTCCCCGATTCGCCGGATCTGCGGCTCGCCACCTTCGTCGACCGGCTGCTCGAACGCGAGGAGCGCCATCGCGCGCTGTCCGACGCGGTGGATGCGGCGGCCGTCCTCTCCCAGATCGCGCGCCGGGCCCACGAAGGCGACACCCGCTTCGACACGGCGCGGGCGGCCCTCGAGACCTACGCGCCCGAGGACCCGTGGCTCCCCCTGCTCGCGACCTCGGGCCTGCCACTGCCGGCGCCGGCGGCGCCCCAGTTCATCCGGATCCCCAAGAGTCCCGAGCCGCGGGTCCCCTTCGACGCCGACGCCATTGCGGCCGCGCTCGCCGACGAAGCCCGCGGTCGGCGGCACTTCCCGCGCTACCGCGTGCGCGAGCCCCAGATCGAGATGGCGCGCGAGTTCGTGCGACTACTCGACGAGGGCGGCCGTCTCCTGCTCGAGGGCGGAACGGGCGTCGGGAAGTCGCTCGCCTATCTCGCGGCGGCGATTCCCTTCGCCGTCGAGCGCGCGGCCGGCGGCGTGCGAGATCCGGTGGTGATCTCGACCCGCACGAAGGTCTTGCAGGATCAGCTGCTCCGGAAGGACATTCCCGCGGCCGCAGCCTTCCTCGGCTACTCGGACCTGCGCGCGCTGTCGATCAAGGGCCGCGCGAACTATCTCTGCCAGCGCCGCACGCTCCAGGCGCTGGCCGAGGGAGAGAGCCCGCTCGTCGACCCGCGCGATCGTCGTTCGTATGCCGCGCTCGCGAGCTGCACGCGACTGCGTCCGCACGGCGAGGTGGGCACGCTGCCCGCAGGACTGCTCGGGCGTTTCCCGCCGCTGCGCGAGCTCCGGAAGCGCTCGGTGGCCGCCCGCGCCGAACACTGCACCCGGGAGCAGTGCGCGTCGGAACCCCAGTGTCCGTTCGGGAAGCGGCGTTCGGCGCTGGGCCGGGCGGAGCTGGTCGTGGCGAACCACGACCTCTTGCTGCGTTGGCCGCCCGACTACCCGAACTTCGGTCATGTGATCGCGGACGAGGCCCATGAGTTGGTGGGCGTCGCCGACGAGGCCTATGCAACGGAAGTGCGTCCCGAGCGGCTCTTCGAGCGACTCGACGCGCTCTTCGGCGGACCCGTGCGGCGCACGCCGCCGCTCTTACGTCCGCGGACCGGGGCGTCGCCCCGGGTGGCGCGGGGCGATCTGCTGCAAGAGCTGCGGCTGTTGGGCCGTGCATTGGCGCCGCGCGCCAGCGACTTCGGGGAGGTCCAGCTGCCGCCCCACGCACCGCGCGTGGTGCCCGACGCGGCCGAGGCCGCCGATCGTGCGGCGGCCCGTCTCGAGGATCTCGCCGGGCTCGCCAGCGACCTGAACGAAGAGCGCGGTGAAGACGACGAGATCTCGGAGCAGATCGAGCGCGATGTCGGCGAGCTGCGCGATGCGGCCGCTTCCCTGCGCGGCGCGTTCGCCGAGGACGACGCGATCGTCGCGGCCTTCGATGAACTGCACGAACCCTTCGATCGCTGGCGGATGGCGCTGCGCGCGGTGTCGCCGGCGCGCGCCTTCCACGGTCAGCTGCTCGAGAAGCTCGAGGCATTCGCCGGCGTGTCTGCCAGTCTCTTCGTCGGGGGCGACGCGTTCGCGGCCATGGGCGAGCTGGAGGTCGAGAGCGGGGAGGCGCCGAGTTGGCGTGCATCGCTACCCAGCCCCTTCGACTACGCGTCCCACATGCGTGTCGTGGCGCTCGTGGACCGGGGCGACCCGGTCGAGCTCACCACCCAGGTCTTGACCGAGCTCGGACGCGCTCTCGGCGGCCGCACACTCGGGCTCTTCACCAGCCTGCTGCGCATGCGCGAGGTCCAGGCGCGGCTCTCCGCAGCGCTGCGTCCCGACGGCATCGAGGTCTGGATGCCGCGGCGCGCCACGGACGATCCGGGGGCGTTGGTCGAGCGATTTCGTCGCGCCGGCGGGGGCGGCGTGCTGCTCGGGGCGCGCACCTTCTGGCAGGGGATCGACGTGCCCGGCCCTGCGCTCGAAGCCGTCGTGATCGAGAAGCTGCCCTTCGAGGTGCCGAACGAGTTGCGCCGGCGGCGCGAGGGGCGAATCCGCGACCAGGGCGGGGACGCCTTCGAGCTCTTCACGCTGGGCAAGATGCTGCTGAATCTGAAGCAGATGGTCGGTCGCCTGATTCGCTCGGAAGACGACCGAGGCCTGGTGGTGGTCGTGGACCCGCGGCGCGACAAGCCCTACTTCGAGCGGCTGAGCGCGGCGCTGCCGCCGGGCTGTGAGATCGAGACGGCTTCGCTGCAAGAGCTCGTCGGTCTGGCGCGTGAGCTGGAGCTCGGCGCCACCGCGGTGAGCGGGCTAGATTCCGCCACGAACGGCCCGGAATCCGCTTCCGGCGGTCCGGGACCTGCTGCGGACGGTACGGAACCCGCTGGGGAGCGTACGGAACCCGCTGCGGAACGTACGGAACAGGGAGGGGGGACATGA
- a CDS encoding zf-HC2 domain-containing protein, translating to MSERHVHEELSAWLDGELAAARSAEVEAHLESCAECAAALDALENVDHALGTLPLPDVEATRWDRLQERIAAERDAVATAPAPSRARGAAPRRRRPERWLAASAAAAALLALYLAFGRDPGSTPTPPPIARDESPVVPTPEAPAPKPPVEVAREPAPPPEASDVEGSEPSLPEPRLVPPVPDPRPATDATSLARAESAPSSAPAEPSDEELALAIELETVRDLEVIANLELLEAWLSLEEERSG from the coding sequence ATGAGCGAACGGCACGTCCACGAAGAGCTCTCGGCGTGGCTCGACGGAGAGTTGGCTGCGGCCCGATCCGCCGAGGTCGAAGCGCACCTGGAATCCTGCGCCGAGTGCGCCGCCGCGCTCGATGCCCTCGAGAACGTCGACCACGCGCTGGGCACGCTGCCCCTGCCCGATGTGGAGGCGACCCGCTGGGACCGTCTGCAGGAACGCATCGCCGCCGAGCGAGACGCCGTCGCGACGGCTCCAGCGCCGTCGCGGGCACGCGGCGCCGCGCCGCGCCGCCGTCGACCCGAACGCTGGCTCGCGGCGAGTGCCGCGGCCGCGGCTTTGCTGGCGCTCTACCTCGCCTTCGGTCGCGACCCGGGTTCCACACCCACGCCGCCGCCGATCGCGCGCGACGAGTCGCCGGTGGTGCCGACCCCGGAAGCGCCCGCGCCGAAGCCGCCGGTCGAAGTGGCACGGGAGCCCGCGCCTCCGCCCGAAGCCTCGGACGTCGAAGGATCGGAACCGAGCCTTCCCGAGCCGCGGTTGGTCCCGCCGGTTCCGGATCCGAGGCCGGCGACTGACGCCACCTCCCTCGCCCGCGCGGAGTCCGCGCCCTCGAGCGCCCCGGCGGAGCCTTCGGACGAGGAGCTCGCTTTGGCGATCGAGCTCGAGACCGTCCGCGATCTCGAAGTGATCGCGAACCTCGAACTGCTCGAAGCCTGGCTCTCCCTCGAGGAGGAACGCAGCGGATGA
- a CDS encoding DUF3106 domain-containing protein, with translation MTRRRFFVAFLLAVWWVGLVPSSAAWAEDERPRATELRERWRNATPAERRELRQRLRQRWQQAGPDERRKMRERYRAFLGELPADERERVQRRMRHRFWNLSQEDRRALARDLGGLDPAERRALQQRMRALPEEERRALRERVMRYRSLPVEEQQALRERLETLRSLDGTERARIRRNAERFRDLPPDEQKRLRQAWERLREMSPDERDALLERLDAAP, from the coding sequence ATGACGCGCCGTCGTTTCTTCGTCGCGTTTCTGCTCGCCGTCTGGTGGGTCGGGCTCGTACCGTCGAGCGCTGCGTGGGCCGAGGACGAACGCCCTCGCGCGACCGAGCTGCGCGAGCGCTGGCGCAACGCGACACCGGCGGAGCGCCGCGAGCTCCGGCAACGACTGCGCCAGCGCTGGCAGCAGGCCGGGCCCGACGAGCGCCGGAAGATGCGCGAGCGCTATCGGGCCTTCCTGGGCGAGCTGCCTGCGGACGAACGCGAACGCGTCCAGCGCCGCATGCGTCACCGCTTCTGGAATCTCTCCCAGGAAGACCGCCGCGCGCTCGCCCGCGATCTCGGTGGACTCGATCCCGCCGAACGGCGGGCGCTGCAGCAGCGGATGCGCGCGCTGCCCGAAGAGGAACGACGCGCCCTGCGCGAGCGTGTGATGCGCTACCGGTCGCTGCCGGTCGAGGAACAGCAGGCCCTGCGCGAGCGGCTCGAGACCTTGCGCAGCCTCGACGGAACCGAGCGCGCGCGTATCCGCCGGAACGCCGAGCGCTTCCGCGACCTCCCGCCCGACGAACAGAAGCGGCTGCGACAGGCCTGGGAACGCCTGCGCGAGATGTCCCCCGACGAGCGGGACGCCCTGCTCGAGCGCCTCGACGCCGCGCCCTGA
- the pal gene encoding peptidoglycan-associated lipoprotein Pal, whose amino-acid sequence MTQQSLTRTIGVLFLASITGLWGCQSSQENTAAATPDTGSEFQEAPVEPPPPMPTKLAEFQTVYFDFDRFDIRDDARPALRGNADAVNAADAGAVTIEGHCDERGSAEYNLALGERRANAVKRYLVDLGVPSSKLRTVSFGEDRPAVQGHDESAWRYNRRADFVQ is encoded by the coding sequence ATGACCCAGCAATCGCTCACGCGAACCATCGGCGTCCTGTTCTTGGCGAGCATCACGGGCCTCTGGGGCTGCCAGAGCAGCCAGGAGAACACCGCCGCTGCGACTCCCGACACGGGCAGCGAATTCCAGGAGGCGCCGGTCGAGCCGCCGCCGCCGATGCCGACCAAGCTGGCTGAGTTCCAGACGGTCTATTTCGATTTCGACCGCTTCGACATCCGCGACGACGCCCGCCCGGCGCTGCGCGGCAACGCCGACGCGGTGAACGCGGCCGACGCGGGTGCCGTCACCATCGAAGGCCACTGCGACGAGCGCGGCAGCGCCGAGTACAACCTGGCCCTCGGGGAGCGCCGCGCCAACGCGGTGAAGCGCTACCTGGTGGACCTGGGCGTCCCGTCCTCGAAGCTCCGCACGGTGAGCTTCGGCGAGGATCGCCCCGCGGTGCAGGGTCACGACGAGTCGGCCTGGCGCTACAACCGGCGCGCCGACTTCGTGCAGTAG
- a CDS encoding thiamine pyrophosphate-binding protein, producing MSDVHGGILAGRALKAAGVECIFTLCGGHIMPLYAGCKEQGIRIIDVRHEQAAVHAADAWARCNPGKIGVAAITAGPGVTDGVTGIANAWRANSPILVFGGQGPFENLRRGSLQEMDHIGVVRPITKYADAIYQTHRIPEYIELAVRHAVSGIPGPAYLEIPMDIFMGNVEEEVTIPRITTAPPRLSPDKATIGEALDLLRSAERPMLMAGTSVKWSNASAAMNHFISETHIPSYANGMGRGTIPPESPEFLNRSRRTALEKIDCIILAGTLLDFRMRFGATIPADAKIIQLDMDATMIGQNRQADVGLVGNLACSFELLTEEMKNTGTQLDFSSWRDELREVETAAEAKVQAALDSDESPVDPQRMCREVRDWLDTLGDTIVIGDGGDIVATAAKIIPVKREGAWMDPGPLGTLGVGMPFALAAQAANPDKRVVIVYGDGSFGLNGFEYDTAVRFGLPIIGVVGNDAAWGQMMRPQGAIYGHYDSTLLHPTRYDKVVEAMGGHGELVERPEDLRPALERAAASGKPACVNVMIRQDRGYSGGIYV from the coding sequence ATGTCCGATGTCCACGGCGGCATTCTCGCGGGTCGCGCTCTGAAGGCGGCTGGCGTCGAGTGCATCTTCACGCTCTGCGGCGGCCACATCATGCCGCTCTATGCCGGCTGCAAAGAGCAGGGCATCCGCATCATCGACGTCCGCCACGAGCAGGCGGCGGTGCACGCGGCCGATGCCTGGGCGCGCTGCAACCCGGGGAAGATCGGCGTCGCGGCGATCACCGCCGGACCCGGCGTCACCGACGGTGTCACCGGCATCGCCAACGCCTGGCGCGCGAACTCGCCGATCCTCGTCTTCGGTGGGCAGGGGCCGTTCGAGAACCTGCGACGCGGTTCGCTGCAAGAGATGGATCACATCGGCGTCGTCCGGCCGATCACGAAGTACGCGGACGCGATCTACCAGACCCACCGGATCCCGGAGTACATCGAGCTCGCCGTGCGCCACGCGGTGTCGGGCATCCCCGGACCGGCCTACCTCGAGATCCCGATGGACATCTTCATGGGAAACGTCGAGGAGGAAGTGACGATCCCGCGGATCACCACGGCGCCACCGCGCCTGTCGCCCGACAAGGCGACCATCGGGGAGGCGCTGGATCTCCTGCGCTCGGCCGAGCGCCCGATGCTGATGGCCGGTACCAGCGTGAAGTGGTCCAACGCCTCGGCGGCGATGAACCACTTCATCTCCGAGACCCACATTCCGTCCTACGCGAACGGCATGGGGCGCGGCACGATTCCGCCCGAGTCCCCCGAGTTCTTGAATCGCTCGCGGCGCACGGCGCTCGAGAAGATCGACTGCATCATTCTCGCCGGCACGCTGCTGGACTTCCGGATGCGCTTCGGGGCGACGATTCCGGCGGATGCGAAGATCATCCAGCTCGACATGGACGCAACCATGATCGGCCAGAACCGCCAGGCCGACGTCGGCCTCGTCGGCAACCTCGCGTGCAGCTTCGAGCTGCTCACCGAGGAGATGAAGAACACGGGCACCCAGCTCGACTTCTCGAGCTGGCGCGACGAGCTGCGCGAAGTCGAGACCGCCGCCGAGGCGAAGGTGCAGGCGGCCCTCGACAGCGACGAGAGCCCGGTCGATCCCCAGCGCATGTGCCGAGAGGTGCGCGACTGGCTCGACACCCTCGGCGACACGATCGTGATCGGCGACGGCGGCGACATCGTCGCGACGGCGGCGAAGATCATTCCGGTGAAGCGCGAGGGTGCGTGGATGGACCCGGGCCCGCTCGGCACGCTCGGCGTCGGCATGCCCTTCGCCCTGGCGGCCCAGGCGGCGAACCCGGACAAGCGCGTCGTGATCGTCTACGGCGACGGCAGCTTCGGCTTGAACGGCTTCGAGTACGACACGGCGGTGCGCTTCGGACTGCCGATCATCGGTGTGGTCGGAAACGACGCCGCCTGGGGCCAGATGATGCGTCCCCAGGGCGCGATCTACGGTCACTACGACAGCACGCTCCTGCACCCCACCCGCTACGACAAGGTCGTCGAGGCGATGGGCGGGCACGGCGAGCTGGTCGAGCGGCCGGAAGATCTGCGACCCGCGCTCGAGCGTGCCGCGGCGTCCGGGAAGCCCGCCTGCGTGAACGTGATGATCCGCCAGGATCGCGGCTACTCGGGTGGCATCTACGTCTAG
- a CDS encoding secondary thiamine-phosphate synthase enzyme YjbQ, producing the protein MAGGTEFFELETTAPQQSFDITERVQKIVAQSGLQHGQCQVMVLHSTCAVVVNETADPNIGQDVIDGFEAIFPTQNDWLHDRKDDNAHAHVKASALGPSEVIPIHEGALLLGTWQAIWLFEFDGPRRRRVAVHLLG; encoded by the coding sequence ATGGCCGGGGGAACCGAGTTCTTCGAGCTCGAGACGACGGCGCCGCAGCAGTCCTTCGACATCACCGAGCGCGTCCAGAAGATCGTGGCCCAGAGCGGTCTCCAGCATGGGCAGTGTCAGGTCATGGTCCTGCACTCGACCTGCGCCGTCGTCGTCAACGAGACCGCCGACCCGAACATCGGGCAGGACGTGATCGACGGCTTCGAGGCGATCTTCCCGACGCAGAACGACTGGCTGCACGACCGCAAGGACGACAACGCCCACGCCCACGTGAAGGCCTCGGCGCTCGGCCCCTCGGAGGTGATCCCGATCCACGAGGGCGCCCTGTTGCTCGGCACCTGGCAGGCGATCTGGCTCTTCGAGTTCGACGGTCCGCGCCGGCGGCGCGTGGCGGTGCACCTACTCGGCTGA
- a CDS encoding pyridoxamine 5'-phosphate oxidase family protein: MGKVFDGIDARNAGFIRKQHVFFVATAPRADEGLVNLSPKGLEGLAILDEHTVAYLDLMGSGIETVAHVRENGRIVLMFCAFEGPPRILRLHGRGEVIEPGDADWDALYAHFGDYRNARTILRVKVDRVSDSCGYGVPEYSYVGDRRQLHLWTDRHDDATLEKYAREFNAKSLDGLPGLRGGS, translated from the coding sequence ATGGGCAAGGTCTTCGACGGCATCGACGCTCGCAACGCGGGTTTCATCCGCAAGCAGCACGTCTTCTTCGTGGCGACGGCGCCGCGGGCCGACGAGGGTCTCGTCAATCTCTCGCCGAAGGGCCTGGAAGGGCTCGCCATCCTCGACGAGCACACGGTGGCCTACCTCGACCTGATGGGCAGCGGCATCGAAACCGTGGCCCACGTCCGGGAGAACGGTCGCATCGTGCTGATGTTCTGCGCGTTCGAAGGCCCGCCGCGGATCCTGCGTCTGCACGGTCGCGGAGAGGTGATCGAGCCGGGCGACGCCGATTGGGACGCGCTCTACGCCCACTTCGGCGACTACCGGAACGCGCGCACGATCCTCCGGGTGAAGGTCGATCGCGTGTCCGATTCGTGTGGGTACGGCGTCCCCGAGTACAGCTACGTCGGGGATCGACGCCAGCTTCACCTGTGGACCGACCGCCACGACGACGCGACGCTCGAGAAGTACGCGCGCGAGTTCAACGCCAAGAGCCTGGACGGTCTGCCGGGCCTGCGAGGAGGAAGCTGA
- the thiI gene encoding tRNA uracil 4-sulfurtransferase ThiI, whose amino-acid sequence MGEQNTRLALLRLSGEIGIKARATRMRFRKRLIQNLRDALGYAGMHQRVEVSHDRLYIALPDAIELDDHPLTHVFGVSSLSLVERHPITDLDGVVQTGAALFRDAVRGRRFAVRARHVGRRGRAEIRSRDVEHALGALLLPLSAGVDLRQPEVVLGIELLEDATAFFHEGAKGPGGLPVGVEGRAVALLSGGFDSAVAAWQIQKRGVECDYVFCNLGGAQHLQEVLPVAKSLAARWSYGCRPKLHVVDFEAITAAIQEHTATRYWQLVLKRLMLRTAEAIALSNRAQAIVTGDAVGQVSSQTLANLDVVSRAAEMTVLRPLVSFDKQEITALATAIGTYELSKRVREYCALVPTKPATRASLSRVEAEESQLPPGLLARALDERMVVELHRIDPDLENAPSFSVERVPEDALLLDLRPVAQYRNGHHPDALHLDFEQALSAYPSFDRARRYVLSCEYGLLSAQLAERMRRVGFEAHHFRGGQRALMKQATSRGSAE is encoded by the coding sequence ATGGGCGAGCAGAACACTCGGCTCGCGCTGCTGCGCCTCTCCGGCGAGATCGGCATCAAGGCCCGCGCTACCCGCATGCGGTTTCGCAAGCGGTTGATCCAGAACCTGCGCGACGCCCTGGGCTACGCGGGAATGCACCAGCGCGTCGAGGTCTCCCACGACCGTCTCTACATCGCGCTCCCGGACGCGATCGAGCTCGACGACCATCCGTTGACCCACGTCTTCGGGGTCTCCTCCCTGTCGCTGGTCGAGCGGCATCCGATCACCGACCTCGACGGCGTGGTCCAGACCGGGGCGGCGCTCTTCCGCGACGCTGTGCGGGGTCGCCGCTTCGCCGTGCGTGCCCGCCACGTCGGGCGCCGAGGCCGAGCCGAGATCCGCAGCCGCGACGTCGAGCACGCCCTGGGCGCCCTGCTCCTCCCGCTCTCGGCGGGCGTCGACCTGCGCCAGCCCGAGGTGGTGCTCGGCATCGAGCTGCTCGAGGACGCCACCGCCTTCTTCCACGAGGGCGCGAAGGGGCCGGGGGGCCTGCCCGTCGGCGTCGAAGGACGCGCCGTCGCGCTGCTCTCGGGCGGCTTCGACTCCGCCGTCGCGGCCTGGCAGATCCAGAAGCGCGGGGTCGAGTGCGACTACGTGTTCTGCAACCTCGGCGGCGCCCAGCATCTGCAGGAGGTGCTGCCCGTGGCGAAGTCGCTGGCCGCGCGCTGGTCCTACGGCTGCCGGCCGAAGCTCCACGTCGTCGACTTCGAGGCGATCACCGCCGCGATCCAGGAACACACGGCCACCCGCTATTGGCAGCTCGTGCTGAAGCGCCTGATGCTGCGAACCGCCGAGGCCATCGCCCTCTCCAACCGGGCCCAGGCGATCGTTACCGGGGACGCCGTCGGGCAGGTGTCCTCCCAGACCCTCGCCAACCTCGACGTGGTCTCGCGCGCGGCGGAGATGACCGTGCTGCGACCGCTGGTGAGCTTCGACAAGCAGGAGATCACCGCGCTGGCGACGGCGATCGGGACGTACGAACTCTCGAAGCGCGTGCGTGAGTACTGCGCCCTCGTCCCGACGAAGCCCGCCACCCGGGCGAGCCTCTCCCGCGTCGAAGCGGAAGAGTCACAGCTGCCGCCCGGCCTGTTGGCCCGCGCCCTCGACGAGCGCATGGTCGTCGAGCTGCATCGCATCGATCCGGATCTCGAGAACGCCCCGTCGTTCTCGGTGGAACGCGTGCCCGAGGACGCGCTGCTCCTCGACCTGCGGCCGGTGGCCCAGTATCGGAACGGCCACCACCCGGACGCCCTGCACCTCGATTTCGAGCAGGCGCTGTCCGCGTATCCGAGCTTCGATCGTGCGCGCCGCTACGTGCTCTCCTGCGAGTACGGTCTGCTCTCGGCCCAGCTGGCCGAACGCATGCGTCGCGTAGGTTTCGAAGCACACCACTTCCGCGGGGGCCAGCGAGCGCTGATGAAGCAGGCGACGAGCAGGGGCTCAGCCGAGTAG